In one window of Arthrobacter pascens DNA:
- a CDS encoding PepSY domain-containing protein, with translation MRKKALWIAGAASAAVALGGATIASAVSTAGDDQPLSGTNLQQASDAAIASTGPGTVISAETDNDSDSCLSAADRDKAGQAALASVGQGRVGEVEGENEGASAYEVEVIRDDGSEVDVELGADFQVLNTGAPERDYRQCVV, from the coding sequence ATGCGCAAGAAAGCCCTTTGGATCGCCGGAGCCGCTTCGGCTGCAGTCGCCTTGGGAGGAGCCACAATTGCCTCCGCTGTCAGCACGGCCGGCGATGATCAGCCCTTGAGCGGAACCAATCTGCAGCAGGCCAGCGATGCAGCCATCGCCAGCACGGGACCGGGAACCGTCATCAGCGCCGAGACGGACAACGACTCCGATTCTTGCCTCAGTGCCGCTGACCGGGACAAAGCAGGCCAGGCAGCCCTGGCGAGTGTTGGTCAAGGCCGGGTTGGCGAAGTGGAAGGCGAGAATGAGGGCGCTTCCGCATACGAGGTGGAGGTCATCCGTGACGACGGATCTGAAGTCGACGTCGAACTCGGGGCGGATTTCCAAGTACTGAACACCGGCGCGCCAGAGCGGGACTACAGGCAGTGCGTGGTTTGA
- a CDS encoding DUF7218 family protein → MPGKKNPSLKDPELYEELREEGTSKQKAARISNAAAKKGRSETGRKGGKSGDYDDWTVPELKAKAKEIGLTGYSAKKKSELISALRNS, encoded by the coding sequence ATGCCCGGCAAGAAGAATCCGAGCCTGAAGGATCCTGAGCTGTATGAGGAGCTGCGGGAGGAAGGTACGTCCAAGCAGAAGGCCGCCCGCATCTCCAACGCCGCCGCTAAAAAGGGTCGGTCCGAGACTGGCCGCAAGGGCGGCAAATCCGGCGACTACGACGATTGGACCGTCCCGGAACTTAAAGCGAAGGCAAAAGAGATAGGCCTTACCGGATACTCGGCCAAGAAGAAGAGCGAGCTTATCTCCGCCCTCCGGAACTCCTAG
- the ku gene encoding non-homologous end joining protein Ku → MRAIWKGAIAFGLVNVPVKVYSATEDHDISLHQVHNADGGRIRYQRRCEVCSKVIDYSDIEKAYEEDGRTVILTKEELKSIPAENSHEIEVVQFVPSEQLDPMTFEKSYYLEPDSKSPKAYVLLRSALEDTDRVAIVQFALREKTRLGALRIRGDVLVLQSLLWSDEVREASFPALDAAVRISPPEREMSAALVDSMADDFEPDHFTDDYQIQLRQLIEAKLEKGDALDTEETFGVEAGEGGKGEVIDLMEALKRSLDRKRAGGSAETSAEADSGADEAGEEAPAKRATGSGTRTAAKAPAKTAASKTAASKSSAPKSAEAKTAAKSASTRTTAAKTTAAKSTATKTTARKPAAKSEPASAKASTTRTRKGA, encoded by the coding sequence ATGAGAGCCATCTGGAAAGGTGCCATAGCGTTCGGCCTGGTCAACGTGCCCGTCAAGGTCTACAGCGCCACCGAAGACCACGACATCAGCCTCCACCAGGTCCACAACGCCGACGGCGGCCGGATCAGGTACCAGCGTCGGTGCGAGGTATGCAGCAAGGTCATCGACTATTCGGACATCGAGAAGGCCTACGAGGAGGACGGCAGGACGGTCATACTGACCAAGGAGGAACTCAAGTCCATCCCCGCGGAGAACAGCCACGAGATCGAAGTTGTCCAGTTTGTGCCGTCCGAGCAGCTGGACCCGATGACCTTCGAGAAGAGCTACTACCTGGAGCCGGACTCCAAATCTCCCAAGGCCTATGTGCTGCTGCGCAGTGCCCTTGAGGATACCGACCGGGTGGCGATCGTGCAGTTCGCCCTGCGGGAGAAGACCCGGCTGGGTGCCCTGCGGATCCGCGGCGACGTGCTGGTGCTGCAGTCCTTGCTCTGGTCTGACGAGGTGCGCGAAGCCAGCTTCCCTGCCCTGGATGCGGCCGTCCGGATTTCCCCCCCGGAGCGCGAAATGTCCGCTGCCCTGGTGGACTCCATGGCCGACGATTTCGAACCCGACCATTTCACCGACGACTACCAGATCCAGCTCCGCCAGCTCATCGAGGCCAAGCTGGAGAAGGGCGACGCGCTGGACACCGAGGAAACCTTTGGAGTTGAGGCAGGGGAGGGTGGCAAGGGCGAGGTAATCGACCTGATGGAGGCCCTCAAGCGCAGCCTGGACCGGAAGCGCGCGGGCGGTTCGGCCGAAACGTCCGCTGAGGCCGACTCCGGCGCCGATGAAGCCGGGGAGGAGGCTCCTGCCAAACGGGCTACCGGATCGGGGACCAGGACTGCAGCCAAGGCTCCGGCCAAGACTGCCGCGTCCAAGACTGCCGCGTCCAAGAGCTCCGCACCAAAATCGGCTGAAGCCAAGACGGCTGCCAAATCGGCTTCCACGAGGACCACTGCAGCAAAGACCACGGCCGCAAAGAGCACCGCCACCAAGACAACGGCCCGCAAGCCCGCGGCGAAGTCGGAGCCGGCTTCCGCGAAGGCGTCCACCACGCGGACGCGCAAGGGTGCATGA
- a CDS encoding ATP-dependent DNA ligase, protein MAGPKERVRVAGRELSLTNLEKIIYPETGTTKADVLAYYAAVAHVLIPAAANRPATRKRWVNGVGTAGHPGEVFFQKNLEDSAPGWLPRAAITHKDRTIYYPMVNDPATLAWFGQINSLEIHVPQWQVDSHGNQLNPDRLVLDLDPGHGAGLEECVEVAFLARSILEDVGLDPVPVTSGSKGIHLYAGLDRTQTSQQISDFAHELARALEADHPDLAVSDMKKTLRTGKVLVDWSQNSAAKTTIVPYSLRGRHAPTVAAPRTWRELSSPNLQHLDYKAVLRRVEAGKDPFAAITRGAGHPGASGSPGHTDDDGAGHPRLQKYRSMRDPDATPEPFTGAEGPGNTFVIQEHHASRLHFDFRLEHEGVLVSWALPKGVPDSGGKNHLAVQTEDHPLDYATFEGTIPKGQYGAGEVTIWDHGTYELQKWINGREVIATLKGSEGGGLGGTKTFALIHTGRGQGKDAEGQWLIHLMDRDPGRRAARRHPRSFEDGPPEDGPRKDGSPEDGPSEDGPSEDGETKDGERADQQTASRASKPAAPASAPTAEDFLPMMATSGTVADLQGSDWQFELKWDGVRALIVADEQKVRVFSRNGNDVTSTYPELADRSCWPAQSFVADGEIIAVGPSGRPDFGLLQGRMKLTRPADVKKARASIPVRLMLFDLLYDGGEDLRRQSLRKRRQRLEEFFAPSDCPVGLSPVLDERIDHILESAQELGLEGAMAKRTDSRYANGQRTRTWIKIKVEKTQEVVVGGWRPGKGGRQGSVGSLLVGIPDAGSLRYVGRVGSGFSTRELTELRQKVEALARKTSPFDDVPREDAADAKWVTPRLVGEVTFGEWTGAGKLRHPVWRGWRLDKDPEDVVAEA, encoded by the coding sequence ATGGCCGGACCTAAGGAGCGTGTCCGGGTTGCCGGACGGGAACTCAGCCTGACAAACCTGGAAAAGATCATCTACCCGGAAACCGGCACCACGAAGGCCGACGTCCTGGCCTACTATGCCGCCGTCGCGCATGTCCTCATCCCGGCTGCCGCCAACCGGCCGGCAACCCGGAAGCGGTGGGTCAACGGCGTGGGTACCGCCGGGCATCCGGGGGAGGTGTTCTTCCAGAAGAATCTGGAGGATTCAGCCCCGGGCTGGCTCCCCCGTGCCGCCATCACGCACAAGGACCGCACCATCTACTATCCGATGGTCAATGATCCCGCCACCCTGGCCTGGTTTGGCCAGATCAATTCGTTGGAGATCCATGTGCCACAGTGGCAGGTGGACTCCCACGGCAACCAGCTGAATCCTGACCGCCTGGTGCTCGACCTGGATCCCGGACACGGGGCAGGCCTGGAGGAATGCGTCGAAGTGGCCTTCCTGGCCCGCTCTATCCTTGAGGACGTTGGCCTGGACCCCGTTCCCGTGACCAGCGGCAGCAAGGGCATTCATCTCTACGCCGGCCTCGACAGAACGCAGACCTCACAACAGATTTCCGATTTTGCCCACGAGTTGGCGCGGGCGTTGGAGGCTGACCATCCGGACCTCGCAGTCAGCGACATGAAGAAGACGCTGCGCACAGGAAAGGTCCTGGTGGATTGGAGCCAGAACAGCGCGGCCAAGACCACCATCGTGCCCTACTCGCTGCGTGGCCGGCATGCGCCCACTGTCGCTGCCCCGCGGACATGGCGTGAACTCAGTTCCCCCAACCTGCAACACCTCGACTACAAGGCCGTACTGCGCCGGGTCGAGGCGGGCAAGGATCCGTTCGCAGCCATCACCAGAGGAGCCGGGCATCCGGGTGCTTCCGGAAGTCCCGGACATACGGACGACGACGGCGCTGGGCATCCCCGCCTGCAGAAGTACCGTTCCATGCGGGACCCGGACGCCACCCCGGAGCCTTTCACGGGCGCCGAGGGCCCTGGGAACACCTTTGTGATCCAGGAGCATCATGCCAGCCGGCTCCACTTCGATTTCCGGCTGGAGCACGAGGGTGTGCTGGTGTCCTGGGCACTTCCCAAGGGCGTTCCCGATTCCGGGGGCAAGAACCATCTGGCAGTCCAGACGGAGGACCATCCCCTGGACTACGCAACCTTTGAGGGCACCATCCCCAAGGGACAGTACGGGGCCGGGGAAGTCACTATCTGGGACCACGGAACCTACGAACTGCAGAAATGGATCAACGGCAGGGAAGTCATCGCCACACTGAAGGGCTCCGAAGGCGGCGGGCTGGGTGGAACTAAAACGTTCGCCCTGATCCATACCGGCCGGGGACAGGGCAAGGACGCCGAAGGGCAGTGGCTGATCCACCTGATGGACAGGGATCCTGGCCGCCGCGCTGCGCGCCGGCATCCGCGGTCCTTCGAAGACGGGCCACCGGAGGACGGGCCTCGGAAGGACGGGTCACCGGAAGACGGGCCATCGGAGGACGGGCCATCGGAGGACGGGGAAACCAAGGATGGGGAAAGGGCCGATCAGCAAACAGCCTCCAGGGCCTCAAAACCGGCGGCGCCGGCATCCGCGCCCACAGCTGAGGATTTCCTACCCATGATGGCCACGTCCGGCACCGTCGCCGATCTTCAAGGCAGCGACTGGCAATTCGAGCTCAAGTGGGATGGTGTCCGGGCCTTGATCGTCGCCGACGAGCAGAAGGTCCGTGTCTTCAGCCGCAATGGCAACGACGTGACATCCACCTATCCGGAGCTGGCCGACCGCAGCTGCTGGCCGGCGCAGTCGTTCGTCGCTGATGGTGAGATCATCGCCGTCGGGCCTTCCGGGCGGCCCGATTTCGGGCTCCTGCAAGGACGGATGAAACTGACCCGGCCCGCAGACGTCAAGAAGGCACGTGCATCCATCCCGGTCCGGCTGATGCTCTTTGACCTCCTGTACGACGGCGGTGAGGACCTTCGCAGGCAGAGCCTGCGGAAGCGGCGGCAGCGGCTGGAAGAGTTCTTCGCCCCCTCGGACTGTCCTGTCGGGCTGTCCCCCGTCCTGGACGAACGGATAGACCACATCCTCGAGAGCGCGCAGGAGCTGGGCCTGGAGGGGGCGATGGCCAAACGGACGGACAGCCGCTACGCCAACGGACAGCGGACCCGGACCTGGATCAAGATCAAGGTGGAGAAGACCCAGGAGGTAGTAGTGGGCGGCTGGCGTCCCGGCAAGGGCGGCCGGCAGGGCTCGGTGGGATCCTTGCTGGTGGGCATCCCGGACGCAGGAAGCCTTCGCTACGTGGGCCGGGTGGGCAGCGGCTTCAGTACCCGCGAGCTGACTGAGTTGCGGCAAAAAGTGGAAGCCCTGGCACGGAAGACGTCACCCTTTGACGATGTTCCCAGGGAGGACGCCGCGGACGCCAAGTGGGTCACGCCGCGGCTGGTGGGTGAGGTGACGTTCGGCGAATGGACCGGCGCAGGAAAGCTGCGGCACCCCGTCTGGCGCGGCTGGCGGCTGGACAAGGATCCAGAGGATGTGGTGGCCGAGGCCTGA